From a region of the Haematobia irritans isolate KBUSLIRL chromosome 4, ASM5000362v1, whole genome shotgun sequence genome:
- the LOC142233759 gene encoding uncharacterized protein LOC142233759, protein MDVRRLIREIHKRPALWGGKYKFKDRKQKEAQQSWQEVADALGAKNVMQCKRKWKNLRDSYRRHLYRCKKYGSNKGKHGPKAKYFADMEFLREHHRRLDKILDNFEIENGHNVKKDPLVIGDYDDDFDDDDDDDNDDIYAESNDGKDIDSMDEFQDEQKLTLTDVTSRGGNLSPKPLEIAKVKSEFKANSSFVIEENPLAIPKRKEPFTKDPDTNFLMSFEPYMKQMNSLQNLQFRSGLSELLLKILTPTLVMPRDSSPK, encoded by the exons ATGGATGTGCGGCGTTTGATAAGAGAGATTCACAAAAGACCTGCATTGTGGGGAGGTAAATACAAGTTTAAAGACAGAAAACAGAAAGAAGCACAACAATCATGGCAGGAAGTGGCTGATGCTCTTGGCGCAAAAAATG TTATGCAATGTAAGCgtaaatggaaaaatttacgCGACAGTTATCGGCGACATTTGTACCGCTGCAAGAAATATGGAAgtaacaa AGGTAAACATGGACCCAAGGCGAAATATTTTGCCGATATGGAATTTTTGCGAGAACACCATAGGAGACTTGATAAAATTCTAGACAATTTCGAAATCGAAAATGGACATAATGTTAAAAAAGATCCCTTGGTGATAGGCGATTATGATGATGACttcgacgatgatgatgatgatgataatgatgatattTATGCAGAAAGTAATGATGGTAAAGATATTGACAGTATGGACGAATTCCAAGATGAGCAAAAACTAACATTAACGGATGTCACATCCCGTGGAGGAAATTTAAGCCCAAAACCATTGGAGATAGCCAAAGTTAAATCAGAGTTCAAGGCCAATTCTAGTTTCGTAATTGAAGAGAATCCATTAGCAATACCAAAACGCAAAGAGCCATTCACAAAAGATCCGGATACCAATTTTCTCATGAGTTTTGAGCCGTATATGAAACAAATGaattctttgcaaaatctacaatttcGTTCTGGACTGAGTGAAttgcttttgaaaattttgacgccTACTCTGGTAATGCCAAGAGATTCTAGCCCTAAGTAA
- the LOC142236141 gene encoding uncharacterized protein LOC142236141, producing the protein MDVSRLISEVKKRPVLWNMERTYNATRYTVPAVWQEVADALGLDVEDCKRKWKNLRDTFHGEVRRFSRRLERDKTLGVYNPNISYKSKWVYYNEMEFIKESKRRSKATHEDSADDVSDPKAEPANTDNVGESSPHVKEDLHHEGLEETSATCDMGVEGYDESANELLFEEFQSVATPQAARRLSATLSLTNSIDGDVSNDEPEENPNNSSADGGTTPKKRCRCPSSSSRNEDRIHFLEDLEKEEQKLIQSTNQDISRTQDHIGDSDYNFLVSFLPHMKKMSDLQNLQFRGRMCDLVLNVLAPNIAAVSSNSNVTVLPTLTQAPYMPSLENLGNPTCH; encoded by the exons ATGGATGTGTCGCGATTAATAAGTGAAGTGAAGAAGAGACCGGTGTTGTGGAATATGGAACGCACATACAATGCAACCCGGTATACTGTACCTGCTGTATGGCAAGAGGTAGCCGATGCTTTGGGCTTAGATG TTGAGGACTGCAAACGCAAATGGAAAAATCTACGAGATACATTTCATGGTGAGGTACGACGATTCTCACGTCGCTTGGAAAGAGACAAAACGTTGGGAGTATATAATCCCAATATTAGCTACAAAAGCAAATGGGTCTATTATAATGAAATGGAATTTATCAAGGAAAGCAAACGGAGATCGAAAGCCACACATGAGGATTCAGCTGATGACGTAAGTGATCCTAAGGCGGAACCAGCCAATACCGATAATGTTGGTGAGTCTAGTCCACATGTGAAAGAGGATCTGCATCATGAGGGGTTGGAAGAGACATCAGCCACCTGTGATATGGGCGTTGAAGGCTACGATGAGAGCGCTAACGAATTACTCTTTGAGGAATTTCAAAGTGTAGCCACTCCTCAAGCAGCCCGTCGCTTATCGGCTACATTATCATTAACCAATTCAATAGATGGGGATGTTTCAAACGACGAACCAGAGGAAAATCCAAATAATTCATCTGCGGACGGGGGTACTACTCCGAAAAAACGATGTCGCTGTCCTTCCTCTAGTTCACGCAATGAGGACCGTATCCACTTTCTCGAAGATCTCGAAAAGGAAGAACAGAAACTTATCCAATCGACTAATCAAGATATAAGCCGTACCCAAGATCACATTGGAGACTCGGATTACAATTTCCTTGTTAGCTTTTTGCCGCATATGAAGAAAATGTCCGATTTACAGAATTTACAATTTCGTGGCCGTATGTGCGATTTGGTTTTGAATGTTTTGGCGCCCAACATAGCGGCAGTGAGTAGCAATAGTAATGTAACGGTATTGCCAACATTGACGCAGGCCCCGTATATGCCGTCGTTGGAAAATCTAGGTAATCCAACGTGTCATTAA